In Chlorogloeopsis sp. ULAP01, one DNA window encodes the following:
- a CDS encoding NACHT domain-containing NTPase, with product MAKRSLKASAEGIRKAKQAFKRKRLTQKRLAGEVGLDTRQPIWKFFTGQPVDRQVFHEICRVLGINSKEIIENTNSEKESISIENILENSLDIDYLVQKARFAHQEKIQAQCGTLHLLDISRPIGLDDLYVEVNIFEEITNQRWLEINNLQSLCSNNFNSFNCGQRHQHRVTGLEAVSKYSKLLILGKPGSGKTTFLQSIALRCAQRHFQHDSLPIFINLKNFAEDSSNSHQSSLLAYINQEFSDCGVSQTEISTILSHGKALILLDGLDEFTHIDNDKIFREIRNFIEKYYKNKIIITCRLAAFQYKFKGFTEVEIADFTLLQIRAFVDKWFVTVAKNSLREGRAKADNFIQKLELPENRQILELATVPVLLNLTCLVFQFLGDFPTLRSELYKQALELLLVRWDEARGVKRDEVYRNLSLSHKIKLLCYLASTTFSQGNYFFSENNIQQLIASYLRHFPLEPIDVEALQIDSGAVLKAIEAQHGLLLEQARGIYSFSHLTFQEYLTAREIVANANSQTLLEFVTQIGDKRWQEVFLLTAGMIQPADELLLLMKQQINILANSNLKLHNFLIWLEHKSSTISASYHPASIRAFYFTLNLPIDHPLANNQTLAVFLDHRLTGKLADDLALDLALVHALGVSLKMSDNIFCQRLSAIKLAVDLQDLLHEYPSLEKSLQQLQSELPYSYVGKIALKEWWQANGETWTLKLQNLIVSDRQICQDWQFNEKEWQLLQQYWDANKLLLDCLNHASNVTNSTIQLIEKTLFLVESVVLASSIAGDR from the coding sequence ATGGCAAAGCGATCGCTTAAAGCGTCGGCTGAGGGTATAAGAAAGGCTAAACAAGCTTTTAAGCGTAAAAGACTGACGCAGAAACGTCTGGCTGGAGAAGTAGGTTTAGACACTCGTCAACCAATTTGGAAGTTCTTCACAGGTCAACCCGTTGACCGTCAAGTCTTTCACGAAATTTGTCGAGTTTTAGGAATAAATTCTAAAGAAATAATAGAAAATACTAATAGTGAAAAAGAATCAATATCTATTGAAAATATACTAGAAAATTCTTTAGATATTGATTATTTAGTGCAAAAAGCAAGGTTCGCTCACCAAGAAAAAATTCAAGCTCAGTGTGGCACTTTACATCTTTTAGATATTTCTCGACCTATTGGTCTAGATGACCTTTATGTCGAAGTTAATATTTTTGAGGAAATCACCAATCAAAGATGGTTAGAAATTAATAATTTACAAAGTTTATGCTCAAACAATTTTAACAGTTTTAACTGTGGTCAAAGACATCAACATAGAGTAACTGGTTTAGAGGCAGTTTCAAAATACTCTAAACTTTTGATATTAGGAAAACCGGGTTCTGGAAAAACGACTTTTTTGCAATCCATAGCGCTCCGATGCGCACAGAGACATTTTCAGCACGATTCTCTACCAATTTTTATCAATTTAAAGAACTTTGCCGAAGATAGTAGCAATAGTCATCAAAGTAGTTTATTAGCTTATATAAATCAAGAATTTAGTGATTGTGGAGTTTCTCAAACAGAGATTTCCACAATACTTTCTCATGGGAAAGCGCTAATTTTACTAGATGGTTTAGATGAATTCACACATATAGACAATGATAAAATATTTCGAGAAATTCGGAATTTTATTGAGAAATATTATAAAAACAAAATCATTATAACTTGTCGTTTAGCTGCTTTTCAATATAAATTTAAAGGATTTACCGAAGTTGAAATTGCTGATTTTACCCTTTTACAAATAAGGGCATTTGTGGATAAGTGGTTTGTAACCGTGGCCAAAAATTCTTTGCGTGAGGGAAGAGCTAAAGCCGATAACTTTATACAAAAATTAGAATTACCAGAAAATCGACAAATTCTTGAATTAGCAACTGTACCAGTTTTACTTAATTTAACTTGCTTGGTATTTCAATTTTTAGGAGACTTTCCTACCTTACGTTCAGAACTTTACAAACAAGCATTAGAATTGCTATTAGTACGTTGGGATGAAGCAAGAGGTGTGAAACGAGATGAAGTTTATCGCAATTTGTCTTTATCACACAAAATCAAGCTACTTTGTTATTTAGCATCAACTACTTTTTCTCAGGGAAACTACTTCTTCTCCGAAAATAACATACAACAATTAATAGCTAGTTATCTACGTCATTTTCCCCTTGAACCAATAGATGTAGAAGCTTTACAAATTGATAGTGGTGCTGTTTTGAAAGCTATTGAAGCTCAACATGGACTATTACTAGAACAGGCACGAGGTATTTATTCTTTTTCTCATTTGACTTTTCAAGAGTATTTAACAGCCAGAGAAATTGTTGCCAATGCTAATTCTCAAACACTACTAGAATTTGTGACGCAAATCGGCGATAAACGCTGGCAAGAAGTTTTTTTGCTAACAGCAGGTATGATACAACCAGCTGATGAATTATTACTATTAATGAAGCAACAAATTAATATCCTAGCGAACTCAAATCTAAAATTACACAATTTTTTAATTTGGCTAGAGCACAAATCTTCAACTATTAGTGCATCTTATCACCCTGCCAGTATACGCGCTTTTTACTTTACCCTCAATCTTCCTATTGATCATCCTCTTGCTAATAACCAAACTTTAGCTGTTTTTTTAGATCATCGCTTGACTGGGAAATTAGCTGATGATTTAGCTTTAGACTTAGCTTTAGTTCATGCTCTTGGTGTAAGTCTGAAGATGAGCGATAATATTTTCTGCCAGCGTTTATCTGCGATCAAGCTTGCTGTTGATTTACAGGATTTATTACACGAGTATCCATCTTTAGAGAAATCGCTACAACAGTTGCAAAGCGAACTTCCGTATTCTTATGTAGGTAAAATCGCTCTGAAAGAGTGGTGGCAAGCAAATGGAGAAACATGGACTCTTAAGTTGCAAAATTTAATAGTTAGCGATCGCCAAATTTGTCAGGATTGGCAATTCAACGAAAAGGAGTGGCAATTACTACAGCAGTATTGGGATGCAAATAAGTTACTACTAGATTGTCTAAATCATGCTAGTAATGTCACCAATTCTACAATCCAATTAATAGAGAAAACTTTATTTTTAGTTGAGAGTGTTGTTTTAGCGAGTAGTATAGCAGGTGACAGATGA
- a CDS encoding alkaline phosphatase: MLQKINKKFAALVIFALTALLACTPQIQVQGNAKFRQGNVIFIHPDGTSASHWGAARMLYLGPDGSLNWDRMSNLAVYLGHMKNQLTATSNGGAVTHATGVKVNADSYGLDEKGKAVIAASRKPQTIMEEAVAAKKGTAIINSGIILEPGAGAFVAKTSNRRQFAEITKQIVESGVDVILGGGEVWYLPKGTAGRHATAVQTQREDGLNLVELAQKKGYTVVYTRDELLKLPGNTKKVLGIFAADDTYNDAPEEELKKQNLPLYVPTAPTAAEMLQATFKIVSSNPNGFFIVLEEEGSDNFCNFNNAVGCIEAVKRADDAVGVAIKFIEKNPNTLLVTAADSDAGGLEVVGVTEKDFPLDKPLPEKGGNGAPWDGKDGTGTLPFISAPDLQGKRFPFAIAWAGFGDFTGSIIAKTHGLNAQALPNTVDNTGIYQLMYQTLFGKELPKS, from the coding sequence ATGCTACAGAAGATTAATAAAAAATTCGCCGCTTTAGTAATTTTTGCCTTAACAGCTTTACTAGCTTGCACACCACAAATCCAAGTACAAGGCAATGCCAAATTTCGTCAAGGTAATGTGATATTTATTCACCCAGATGGTACAAGCGCATCTCACTGGGGTGCGGCGCGGATGCTTTACCTTGGGCCGGATGGTAGCCTGAATTGGGATCGGATGTCTAATCTTGCCGTTTATTTGGGACACATGAAAAATCAACTTACTGCCACATCTAACGGGGGTGCAGTAACTCACGCCACAGGAGTAAAAGTAAACGCTGATTCCTATGGTTTAGATGAGAAAGGTAAAGCTGTAATCGCTGCTTCTAGGAAACCTCAAACAATTATGGAAGAAGCTGTCGCTGCCAAGAAAGGAACAGCTATCATCAACTCTGGTATTATCCTTGAACCGGGAGCAGGTGCGTTTGTTGCCAAGACTTCAAATCGCCGTCAATTTGCAGAAATTACCAAACAAATTGTTGAGTCTGGGGTAGATGTGATCTTGGGAGGTGGCGAGGTATGGTATCTTCCTAAAGGAACGGCTGGCAGACACGCCACAGCTGTACAAACTCAGCGAGAAGATGGACTCAATTTGGTAGAACTGGCTCAGAAGAAGGGTTACACTGTTGTTTATACTCGCGATGAATTATTAAAGTTACCAGGAAATACTAAAAAAGTATTAGGAATTTTTGCTGCTGACGATACTTATAACGATGCACCAGAAGAAGAGTTGAAAAAGCAGAATTTGCCCCTATACGTTCCGACTGCTCCGACGGCAGCCGAGATGTTACAAGCCACTTTCAAGATTGTGTCATCTAATCCCAATGGTTTCTTTATCGTTTTGGAAGAAGAAGGTAGCGATAACTTCTGCAATTTTAATAATGCAGTTGGTTGCATAGAAGCAGTCAAACGTGCCGATGACGCTGTAGGTGTGGCAATAAAATTTATTGAAAAAAATCCCAATACTCTATTGGTAACGGCAGCAGATAGCGATGCTGGTGGATTAGAAGTAGTGGGAGTGACAGAAAAAGATTTTCCTTTAGATAAGCCTTTGCCTGAGAAAGGAGGGAATGGCGCACCTTGGGATGGCAAAGATGGCACGGGTACACTGCCTTTTATCTCAGCACCAGATCTACAAGGAAAGCGCTTTCCCTTTGCGATCGCCTGGGCGGGTTTTGGTGATTTCACTGGTTCTATTATTGCTAAAACTCATGGCTTGAATGCACAAGCACTACCAAACACCGTAGATAACACTGGTATTTATCAGCTGATGTACCAGACTTTGTTTGGCAAGGAATTACCAAAATCATAA
- a CDS encoding carotenoid oxygenase family protein — protein sequence MVIVNERLRKTTWAGAIAQPAEEFSLAPLSVLSGKIPPGLRGTLYRNGPARLERGGMRVGHWFDGDGAVLAVHFTDAGATAVYRYVQTAEYQAETKVDKFLYGVYGMHPPGAIWKRWNLQVKNAANTSVLALPDKLLALWEASEPSALDLQNLETRGLDDLGGLNDKLPYSAHYKRDPHSGEIFNFGISLGSHVQLNLYKSDRTGKIVQKSAYKLDRYSVIHDFVLTERHLVFFMPPMRLKMLPALLGLITFSEALAWQPQLGTQILVFDRETLSLVSRGETEPWFQWHFGNGCVDNDGLVMLDLVRYADFEQTNEYLREVATGKTHTVAKGTLWRVRLNPETGKVTAMEEVVNRKCEFPIVQQSQVGQPWRYTYLSVLRQDADIATELLGAIARYDYETETLTEADLGENRYPSEPIYATDAENPEQGWILTVLYDGNSHRSEVWVFAADRLDEEPVCKLELPSVIPHSFHGTWKSA from the coding sequence ATGGTTATAGTTAACGAAAGATTAAGAAAAACAACTTGGGCAGGAGCGATCGCTCAACCTGCTGAAGAATTTTCTCTGGCTCCCCTATCAGTTTTATCTGGTAAAATACCCCCAGGTTTACGAGGCACACTTTATCGTAATGGCCCAGCACGGTTAGAGCGGGGCGGTATGCGTGTAGGACACTGGTTTGATGGAGATGGAGCGGTACTAGCCGTGCATTTTACTGATGCAGGAGCAACGGCAGTGTATCGTTACGTACAAACAGCGGAGTATCAAGCAGAAACCAAGGTAGATAAGTTCCTTTATGGCGTTTATGGGATGCATCCACCAGGGGCAATTTGGAAGCGCTGGAACCTGCAAGTAAAAAATGCAGCCAATACATCCGTGTTAGCTTTACCCGATAAACTGTTAGCTTTGTGGGAAGCTAGCGAACCTTCTGCGCTCGATTTGCAAAATCTTGAGACTAGGGGATTGGATGATTTAGGTGGGTTGAATGATAAATTACCCTATTCTGCTCATTACAAACGCGATCCCCATAGTGGTGAAATTTTTAACTTTGGCATCAGCCTTGGCAGTCATGTGCAGTTGAATCTTTATAAGAGCGATCGCACTGGCAAAATCGTCCAAAAATCGGCTTATAAGCTAGATCGATACTCTGTAATCCATGATTTTGTTTTGACTGAACGGCATTTGGTGTTTTTCATGCCACCAATGCGTTTAAAAATGCTGCCAGCTTTACTCGGTTTAATTACCTTTAGTGAGGCTCTAGCTTGGCAGCCTCAGTTAGGTACTCAAATCCTAGTTTTTGATCGCGAAACTCTGTCTTTAGTGAGTCGCGGCGAAACTGAACCTTGGTTCCAGTGGCATTTTGGTAATGGTTGCGTAGATAACGATGGTTTGGTAATGCTGGATTTAGTTCGCTATGCAGACTTTGAGCAAACTAATGAATATCTTCGAGAAGTTGCAACTGGTAAGACTCACACAGTTGCCAAAGGGACATTGTGGCGAGTGCGTCTCAATCCAGAAACTGGCAAAGTAACGGCTATGGAGGAAGTTGTTAACCGCAAGTGTGAGTTTCCAATAGTTCAGCAGTCGCAAGTAGGACAACCTTGGCGTTATACTTATCTATCTGTACTCCGGCAAGATGCGGATATAGCAACAGAATTGTTGGGAGCGATCGCTCGCTACGACTACGAAACCGAAACCCTCACTGAAGCAGACTTGGGTGAAAATCGCTATCCTTCAGAACCAATTTATGCCACAGATGCCGAAAACCCCGAACAAGGTTGGATTTTAACGGTTTTGTATGACGGTAATTCTCATCGCAGTGAAGTTTGGGTTTTTGCTGCGGATAGATTAGACGAAGAACCTGTTTGCAAATTGGAATTACCCAGTGTGATTCCTCATAGTTTTCACGGAACTTGGAAATCTGCTTAG
- the blaOXA gene encoding class D beta-lactamase, with amino-acid sequence MNRTVRFTSIILIALSGTASILFQTMLSAFTMPTSLKSPARVEVARKIDCGRHFRELAVEGSIIIYDQNNDRIFQHHPQRNTTAFLPGSTFKILNSLIALETGVISDEIAVLTWDGIPRKLPEWNRNLNMREAIKLSAIWFYQVLARRVGHEQMQKWVTQVGYGNEKIGSKDDIDKFWLEGELRITPQQQIQFLRRFYKNDLPFSKRSLSIVKDIMLIEQTPDYTIRGKTGWVGFADNVTPKIGWFVGYLEKGKNVYFFATNIDIRNNKDPSARIELTRRCFKELGVL; translated from the coding sequence ATGAATCGGACAGTTCGTTTTACAAGTATTATTCTCATTGCGCTGAGTGGCACTGCTTCAATCCTATTTCAGACAATGCTGTCAGCATTCACTATGCCCACATCCCTCAAGTCTCCGGCTCGCGTAGAGGTTGCTCGGAAAATTGATTGTGGGCGGCATTTTCGAGAGCTAGCGGTTGAAGGTTCGATTATAATCTATGACCAAAACAACGATCGCATTTTTCAACATCATCCACAACGCAACACAACGGCTTTTTTACCTGGATCAACCTTTAAGATTCTGAATTCCCTAATTGCGTTGGAAACGGGAGTTATTTCAGATGAAATCGCAGTTTTAACCTGGGATGGAATTCCAAGAAAGCTTCCTGAATGGAACCGCAACTTGAATATGAGAGAGGCAATCAAGCTTTCTGCCATTTGGTTTTACCAAGTTCTAGCTCGTCGAGTCGGGCATGAGCAAATGCAAAAATGGGTGACTCAAGTAGGATACGGCAACGAAAAAATTGGTAGTAAAGATGATATTGATAAATTTTGGTTAGAGGGAGAACTGAGAATCACACCTCAACAGCAAATTCAGTTTCTCCGTCGTTTTTACAAGAATGACTTACCTTTCTCTAAGCGATCGCTCTCGATTGTCAAAGACATTATGTTGATCGAGCAGACTCCAGATTACACAATCAGGGGCAAGACAGGCTGGGTTGGATTTGCGGACAACGTAACGCCAAAAATTGGATGGTTCGTGGGTTACTTGGAGAAGGGCAAGAATGTTTACTTTTTCGCCACTAACATCGACATTCGTAACAACAAAGATCCATCTGCCCGAATAGAGTTAACACGTCGTTGTTTTAAAGAGCTTGGGGTACTGTAA
- a CDS encoding DUF2809 domain-containing protein has product MPLLTNIRRRTILSLAIILSVGLLYSHYRYSAWWLNQEVGGIFYQIFWCLFAFLFIPTRSSVWQIPLWVLVISCLLEFMQLWHPPLLNWVRSFWWGKMLIGTVFTWADFPYYFIGSGLGWLWLRLIVRGAQLK; this is encoded by the coding sequence ATGCCACTACTTACAAACATTCGCAGGCGAACCATTCTTTCTTTGGCTATTATTCTCTCTGTTGGACTTTTATACAGTCACTATCGCTATTCTGCTTGGTGGTTGAACCAAGAAGTAGGAGGGATTTTTTATCAGATATTTTGGTGCTTGTTCGCCTTTCTATTTATTCCCACTCGCTCTTCAGTTTGGCAAATCCCTTTATGGGTATTGGTAATTAGTTGCTTGTTAGAGTTTATGCAATTGTGGCATCCACCATTGTTAAATTGGGTACGTTCGTTTTGGTGGGGAAAAATGTTAATCGGTACTGTCTTCACTTGGGCAGATTTCCCTTATTATTTTATTGGCAGTGGGTTAGGATGGCTGTGGTTGCGGCTTATAGTTAGGGGAGCACAGCTAAAATAG
- the argS gene encoding arginine--tRNA ligase, protein MNSTQEQLKDKLQQALVAAFGIDYVGVDPILVPASNPKFGDYQANVALSLAKRLGQQPRAIAQQIVDKLDISDLCKPPEVAGPGFINLKLQTEYLEAQLNAIQADPRLGVAKAKTPKREIVDFSSPNIAKEMHVGHLRSTIIGDCIARILEFQGHDVLRLNHVGDWGTQFGMLIAYLREVYPEALTTANALDIGDLVAFYRQAKVRFDADAAFQETARQEVVRLQAGAEDTLHAWKLLVEQSRREFQVIYDLLDVHLVERGESFYNPLLPQVVEDLDKAGLLVEDQGAKVVFLEGFTNKEGEPLPLIVQKSDGGYNYATTDLAAIRYRIEQDHAKRIIYVTDAGQANHFAGVLQVARRAGWIGDDVELVHVPFGLVLGEDGKKFKTRSGDTVRLRDLLDEAIARARADLETRLEAEERQETEEFKAHVAQVVGIDAVKYADLSQNRTSDYVFSYDRMLSLKGNTAPYMLYAYVRTQGISREGNIDYEQLGTDAKILLREDTELTLAKHLLQLDEVIADVEQDLMPHRLCEYLYQLSDKFNKFYENCPVLKSEEPVRTSRLVLCNLTARTLKLGLSLLGLQVLERM, encoded by the coding sequence ATGAACTCTACACAAGAACAACTAAAAGATAAATTACAGCAGGCTTTAGTCGCAGCTTTTGGCATTGACTATGTCGGTGTAGATCCGATATTGGTTCCTGCAAGCAATCCTAAATTTGGTGATTATCAAGCCAACGTTGCTTTAAGTTTAGCTAAACGTTTAGGACAACAGCCACGAGCGATCGCCCAACAAATCGTTGATAAGTTAGATATATCCGATCTGTGCAAACCACCGGAAGTTGCTGGCCCCGGCTTTATTAATCTTAAACTGCAAACCGAATACTTGGAAGCACAATTAAACGCCATCCAAGCCGATCCCAGACTGGGAGTTGCCAAAGCGAAAACACCGAAGCGCGAGATTGTAGATTTTTCTAGCCCCAATATTGCCAAAGAAATGCACGTTGGACATTTGCGTTCGACGATTATTGGTGATTGTATCGCCCGAATTTTAGAATTTCAAGGTCATGATGTGCTGCGCCTAAATCACGTTGGTGATTGGGGTACGCAGTTTGGTATGTTAATTGCCTATCTACGGGAAGTTTACCCAGAAGCTCTCACCACTGCAAATGCTTTAGATATTGGCGATTTAGTAGCTTTTTATCGCCAAGCAAAAGTACGGTTTGATGCAGACGCAGCTTTCCAAGAGACGGCGCGTCAAGAAGTGGTGCGTTTGCAAGCAGGTGCAGAAGACACGCTCCACGCTTGGAAATTACTAGTAGAACAATCGCGGCGAGAATTTCAGGTAATTTACGATCTGCTGGATGTTCATTTGGTAGAACGCGGCGAGTCTTTCTACAATCCTTTACTGCCACAAGTTGTAGAAGATTTAGACAAGGCTGGGTTACTTGTAGAAGACCAAGGTGCTAAGGTTGTTTTCTTGGAAGGGTTTACTAATAAAGAAGGTGAACCGCTACCCCTGATTGTCCAAAAATCTGATGGCGGTTATAACTACGCTACAACAGACTTGGCAGCGATACGCTACCGGATAGAACAAGACCACGCCAAAAGAATAATTTATGTTACAGATGCTGGACAAGCGAACCATTTTGCTGGTGTATTGCAGGTAGCACGCCGGGCTGGTTGGATCGGCGATGATGTGGAACTTGTCCATGTTCCCTTTGGTTTGGTGCTGGGTGAAGACGGCAAAAAGTTTAAAACACGTTCTGGAGATACGGTACGCTTGCGGGATTTGTTAGATGAAGCGATCGCTCGTGCGCGTGCAGACTTGGAAACTAGATTAGAAGCTGAAGAACGCCAAGAAACAGAGGAATTCAAAGCTCATGTTGCCCAAGTAGTTGGTATCGATGCGGTTAAGTATGCGGATCTCAGCCAAAATCGGACTAGCGATTATGTCTTTAGTTATGACAGGATGCTCTCATTAAAAGGCAACACCGCACCCTATATGCTCTATGCTTACGTAAGAACGCAAGGAATTAGCCGTGAAGGTAACATTGACTACGAGCAGTTGGGAACAGATGCCAAAATTCTCCTAAGGGAAGATACAGAATTAACCTTGGCAAAGCATTTACTGCAACTAGATGAAGTCATTGCTGATGTAGAACAGGATTTGATGCCTCATCGTTTATGCGAGTATTTGTACCAATTGAGCGATAAATTCAATAAGTTCTACGAAAATTGTCCTGTACTCAAATCTGAGGAGCCTGTGCGGACATCACGCTTAGTATTGTGTAATTTGACAGCTAGAACTTTGAAGTTGGGACTGTCTTTGTTGGGACTTCAGGTATTAGAGAGGATGTAA
- a CDS encoding Uma2 family endonuclease, translating into MSLTPVKWTIDEYHRMIATGILNNRRVELLKGEIVEMSPEREVHAYFSSEATEYLMRLLGNRAMIRASKPITLPNNSEAQPDIAIVQRLGREYLEHHPYPENIFWLIEYSDSGLEIDLEIKSKIYAEVNIPEYWVANLKKRQLVVFRDPEEAEYASKFTLALGIIYPLAFPGLAVSVDAIVSSLSLH; encoded by the coding sequence ATGAGCCTCACTCCAGTGAAGTGGACAATAGACGAGTATCACCGTATGATTGCGACTGGTATTTTAAACAATCGGCGTGTAGAACTACTGAAGGGAGAAATTGTAGAAATGTCGCCGGAACGAGAAGTTCACGCCTATTTCAGTAGTGAAGCAACTGAATATTTAATGAGATTGTTAGGCAATCGAGCGATGATTCGTGCAAGCAAGCCAATTACACTTCCTAACAACTCTGAAGCCCAACCTGATATCGCTATTGTGCAACGGTTGGGGCGCGAATACCTAGAGCATCACCCTTATCCTGAAAATATTTTTTGGCTCATAGAATACTCCGATTCTGGTTTAGAAATTGATTTAGAAATAAAAAGTAAAATCTACGCTGAAGTTAACATTCCTGAATATTGGGTGGCTAACCTTAAAAAAAGACAGCTAGTTGTATTTCGAGATCCCGAAGAAGCAGAGTACGCATCAAAATTTACACTAGCACTCGGGATTATTTACCCATTAGCGTTTCCAGGTTTAGCTGTATCGGTAGATGCTATTGTTAGCAGTCTGTCGCTACACTGA